In Myxococcales bacterium, a single genomic region encodes these proteins:
- a CDS encoding ribonuclease H-like domain-containing protein, translating into MYRTEVSFGKKLGRLTLGAVQEPPKARSRPAANLPPVGGADAPLPARVLLDDLRAKMDAILSRAPVTRAPATLDAPELPFVTEVTALGDLHRRVVRFPLSHRVGHKSVGPAHSADAELLALLALDPSIARASPAGALYLDTETTGLAGGAGTVAFLVGLAFFDEGALVVEQLLVRALGEEAPMLEHVRKRVLGASMLVSFNGKSFDMPLLRTRFVMARTTAPPEPAHLDLVHVARRIHKRRGFPCRLVTIEERVLGFQRIDDVPSGEVSACYLHFLRTGETGALLGVIEHNLHDVVTMAALVGLYGEPLAGSELVPDDLAGASRVLSRAGAKDAARAFADRAIEEGGGADALRASAEIAKARGDRARALKDFQAALEREDDPKVRLELAKLYEHHERDLERALELTLRGTSEAPEAESKRKRRLHAKLEAKSRRAEASAPLFARRK; encoded by the coding sequence ATGTACCGTACCGAGGTGTCCTTCGGGAAGAAACTCGGCCGCCTCACGCTTGGAGCGGTGCAGGAGCCACCGAAGGCCAGGAGCAGGCCGGCCGCCAATCTTCCGCCGGTCGGCGGCGCCGACGCGCCCCTCCCTGCGCGCGTCCTGCTCGACGACCTCCGCGCGAAGATGGACGCGATCCTCTCGCGTGCGCCCGTCACCCGGGCGCCCGCCACGCTCGACGCGCCCGAGCTCCCCTTCGTGACCGAGGTCACCGCGCTCGGCGACCTGCATCGGCGGGTCGTGCGCTTTCCACTCTCGCATCGGGTGGGGCACAAGAGCGTCGGCCCCGCGCACTCCGCCGATGCCGAACTGCTCGCGCTCCTGGCCCTTGATCCATCCATCGCTCGGGCGTCGCCGGCCGGCGCCCTCTACCTCGACACAGAGACCACGGGCCTCGCCGGCGGCGCGGGCACGGTGGCCTTCCTCGTGGGCCTTGCGTTCTTCGACGAGGGCGCGCTCGTCGTCGAACAGCTCTTGGTGCGGGCGCTCGGCGAAGAAGCCCCGATGCTCGAGCACGTCCGAAAGCGCGTTCTCGGCGCGTCGATGCTCGTGAGCTTCAACGGCAAGAGCTTCGACATGCCGCTACTCCGAACGCGCTTTGTCATGGCCCGCACCACGGCGCCGCCGGAGCCCGCGCACCTCGACCTCGTCCACGTGGCGAGGCGCATCCACAAGCGGCGCGGGTTTCCTTGCCGCCTCGTGACCATCGAGGAGCGCGTCCTCGGATTCCAACGCATCGACGACGTCCCCTCGGGCGAAGTCTCCGCCTGTTACCTGCACTTTCTCCGTACCGGAGAAACGGGTGCGCTGCTCGGCGTCATCGAGCACAACTTGCACGACGTCGTCACCATGGCGGCGCTCGTGGGCCTCTACGGCGAGCCGCTCGCGGGCAGCGAGCTCGTCCCGGATGATCTCGCCGGCGCGTCGCGCGTGCTTTCGCGGGCCGGCGCCAAGGACGCGGCGCGCGCCTTCGCCGATCGGGCGATCGAAGAGGGCGGCGGGGCCGACGCCCTGCGCGCGAGCGCGGAGATCGCGAAAGCGCGAGGCGATCGCGCGAGGGCGCTAAAGGACTTTCAAGCGGCCTTGGAGCGTGAGGACGATCCGAAAGTGCGCCTCGAGCTCGCGAAGCTCTACGAACATCACGAAAGGGATCTTGAGCGCGCCCTTGAGCTCACGCTGCGGGGCACCTCCGAGGCGCCGGAGGCTGAGTCGAAGCGCAAGCGCCGCCTTCATGCCAAGCTAGAAGCCAAGAGCCGTCGCGCCGAGGCCAGCGCCCCCTTGTTCGCGAGGCGTAAGTAG
- a CDS encoding VWA domain-containing protein translates to MSQFSGGKTLLLDARLGHKALPTTGGETFVFASVAGRDESSRAVAAPLNLGIVIDRSGSMKGQRIVNALAAATGTIDRMRDGDLVSVVSFDDSAQVVVPPTRISSSTRGSVVSAIQSIRLGGDTCISCGLDTAMNELMRAGDSRGITKMLLLSDGAANQGVRDVSGLRQIAGRMRDRGCNISTIGVDVDFDEKIMSAIATESNGRHHFVANASELTNVFNQEFDSLLATVAREAELEIELAPGVEPVQVFDRSHRRSGQRITVPFGTFSAKQEKTVLLKVRVSESLARSDNQPIARLRLAYEDAATGRFGREETQGALAARVSRSASLDDLDPFVAARLSRSLTATALTEANSLFERGFAEEARKRLTSQADEVGRVASRAKTAAPAAAKPVTAARPLADDFEQQLDAVRSAESSFGSAAVGGAAAAPAKREGKAQVRTNQANAQSFGF, encoded by the coding sequence ATGTCGCAGTTTTCGGGAGGCAAGACGTTGCTCCTCGACGCGCGCCTGGGCCACAAGGCGCTGCCGACCACGGGAGGCGAGACCTTCGTCTTCGCGTCGGTCGCCGGTCGCGACGAGTCCTCGCGCGCTGTCGCCGCGCCGCTCAACTTGGGCATCGTCATCGACCGGTCTGGCTCCATGAAGGGTCAACGCATCGTCAACGCGCTCGCCGCGGCGACGGGCACCATCGACCGCATGCGCGACGGCGACCTCGTCTCCGTCGTGAGCTTTGACGACTCGGCACAGGTCGTTGTCCCGCCGACGCGCATCTCTTCGTCGACGCGTGGCTCGGTGGTCTCGGCCATTCAGTCGATTCGCCTCGGCGGCGACACGTGCATCTCCTGCGGCCTCGACACGGCGATGAACGAACTGATGCGCGCCGGCGACTCGCGCGGCATCACGAAGATGCTCCTCCTCTCGGACGGCGCCGCCAACCAAGGCGTTCGCGACGTCTCGGGCCTCCGGCAGATCGCCGGGCGCATGCGCGATCGCGGCTGCAACATCTCGACCATCGGCGTTGACGTCGACTTCGACGAGAAGATCATGAGCGCCATCGCGACAGAGTCGAACGGTCGCCACCACTTCGTGGCCAACGCGTCGGAGCTGACGAACGTCTTCAATCAGGAGTTTGACTCGCTTCTGGCGACGGTGGCTCGCGAGGCGGAGCTCGAAATCGAGCTCGCGCCGGGCGTCGAGCCGGTGCAGGTCTTCGATCGCTCGCATCGGCGCTCCGGCCAACGCATCACGGTGCCGTTCGGTACCTTCAGCGCCAAGCAAGAGAAGACGGTCCTCCTCAAGGTCCGCGTGTCGGAGTCCCTCGCGCGCAGCGACAACCAGCCGATCGCGCGGCTCCGCCTCGCCTACGAGGACGCGGCGACGGGCCGCTTCGGCCGGGAGGAGACGCAAGGCGCCCTGGCCGCTCGCGTGTCGCGGTCAGCGTCCCTCGATGACCTCGACCCGTTCGTGGCGGCGCGCCTCTCGCGTAGCCTCACCGCGACCGCGCTCACGGAGGCCAACTCGCTCTTCGAGCGCGGCTTCGCCGAAGAAGCGCGCAAGCGCCTCACGAGCCAAGCCGATGAGGTCGGGCGCGTCGCGTCACGCGCGAAGACCGCAGCTCCGGCCGCCGCGAAGCCCGTGACGGCGGCGCGGCCGCTCGCCGATGACTTCGAGCAGCAGCTCGACGCCGTGCGGTCTGCCGAATCGAGCTTCGGCTCGGCGGCGGTGGGCGGCGCGGCAGCAGCTCCCGCGAAGCGCGAGGGCAAAGCGCAAGTCAGGACGAACCAAGCGAACGCCCAGTCGTTCGGGTTCTGA
- a CDS encoding leucine--tRNA ligase: MNEPERYEPSAIEHVWQKYWEANDTFRTERRAGRPKYYVLDMFPYPSGSGLHVGHPEGYTATDILARYKRMKGFDVLHPMGWDAFGLPAEQHAINTGTHPRETTLKNIGTFRRQLKMLGFSYDWSREVDTTDPKYVKWTQWIFLQLFKKGLAQQAEIPVNWCAELGTVLANEEVIDGKSERGNFPVERLPLRQWQLKITQYADRLDADLAGLDWPETKLKQHHWIGRSEGALADFAVEGHSGNKDGKKITVFTTRVDTLPGVTYCVLAPEHPLTMELVSPAQREAVAKYVEEAKRKSDMDRSDLSKSKSGVALGASVINPLNGETVPLWVGDYVIGHYGTGAVMAVPAHDERDHAFAKQYGLPILQVVAPWGGGKVDVQTSAFTDDGLAYEVKSDLPIANGTPSENVRKQITAWLKEQGRGESKVTYRLRDWVFSRQRYWGEPFPIYFPVETSGDPRKDGVAFTIRYDQPIAVDESELPLLLPDMEDFKPTGDPEGPLARAKDWRFFQRDGKWFARETNTMPQWAGSCWYYLRYIDPNNDAAIFSKDAYDAWMPVDLYVGGAEHAVLHLLYARFWHKVLFDLGIVKHDEPFTKLVHQGLILGEDGQKMAKSRGNVINPDDIVKGFGADAFRLYEMFMGPLEQMKPWQTSGIEGVRRFLDRVWNVCIGAALTDECDKETKKLLHKTIKKVGEDIEQLRFNTCISAMMILVKHLGALPAVPREAAHALALILSPFSPHIGEEIWKRFGHDKSLAYEPWPAFDAELVKDDVIAIGVQINGKVRSSVELPVNADEAAARAMATSDPKLVPHLEGKTIKKVIYVPGKILNFIVG; this comes from the coding sequence GTGAACGAGCCCGAACGTTACGAGCCTTCCGCCATCGAACACGTCTGGCAGAAGTACTGGGAAGCGAACGACACCTTCCGCACCGAGCGCCGCGCTGGCCGCCCCAAGTATTACGTCCTCGACATGTTCCCGTACCCGTCGGGCTCGGGCCTCCATGTGGGCCACCCCGAGGGCTACACGGCGACGGACATCCTCGCGCGCTACAAGCGCATGAAGGGCTTCGACGTGCTCCACCCGATGGGCTGGGACGCCTTTGGTCTGCCGGCCGAGCAGCACGCCATCAACACGGGCACCCATCCGCGCGAGACGACGCTCAAGAACATCGGCACCTTCCGTCGCCAGCTCAAGATGCTCGGCTTCTCGTACGACTGGTCCCGTGAGGTCGACACGACGGATCCGAAGTACGTCAAATGGACCCAGTGGATCTTCCTCCAGCTCTTCAAGAAGGGCCTCGCGCAGCAGGCCGAGATTCCCGTCAATTGGTGCGCCGAGCTGGGCACCGTCTTGGCCAACGAAGAGGTCATCGATGGCAAGAGCGAGCGCGGCAACTTCCCCGTGGAGCGTCTCCCGCTCCGCCAGTGGCAGCTCAAGATCACCCAATACGCCGACCGCCTCGATGCCGATCTCGCGGGCCTCGATTGGCCCGAGACCAAGCTCAAGCAGCACCACTGGATCGGTCGAAGCGAGGGCGCCCTCGCAGACTTTGCCGTCGAAGGTCACTCCGGCAACAAGGACGGCAAGAAGATCACCGTCTTTACGACGCGCGTCGACACGCTCCCGGGCGTGACCTACTGCGTCCTCGCACCGGAGCACCCGCTCACGATGGAGCTCGTGAGCCCGGCGCAGCGTGAGGCCGTGGCGAAATACGTCGAGGAGGCCAAGCGCAAGAGCGACATGGATCGCTCCGACCTCTCGAAGTCGAAGAGCGGCGTGGCCCTCGGCGCGTCGGTCATCAATCCGCTGAACGGCGAGACGGTCCCCTTGTGGGTCGGCGACTACGTCATCGGCCACTACGGCACCGGCGCCGTCATGGCCGTGCCGGCCCACGACGAGCGCGATCACGCGTTCGCGAAGCAATACGGGCTGCCCATCCTGCAAGTGGTGGCGCCCTGGGGCGGAGGCAAAGTCGACGTGCAGACGTCGGCATTCACCGACGACGGCCTCGCCTACGAAGTGAAGAGCGACCTGCCCATCGCGAACGGAACGCCGAGCGAGAACGTTCGCAAACAGATCACCGCGTGGCTCAAGGAGCAGGGCAGGGGTGAGTCGAAAGTCACCTACCGCCTCCGCGACTGGGTCTTCTCGCGGCAGCGCTATTGGGGCGAGCCGTTCCCCATCTATTTCCCCGTCGAGACCAGCGGCGATCCGCGCAAGGACGGCGTCGCGTTCACCATTCGCTACGACCAGCCCATCGCGGTCGACGAGTCCGAGCTGCCGCTGCTCTTGCCTGACATGGAAGACTTCAAGCCCACCGGCGATCCGGAAGGGCCGCTCGCGCGCGCCAAGGACTGGCGCTTCTTCCAGCGCGACGGCAAGTGGTTCGCGCGCGAGACCAACACGATGCCGCAGTGGGCTGGCTCCTGCTGGTACTACCTCCGCTACATCGATCCGAACAACGACGCGGCCATCTTCTCGAAGGACGCCTACGACGCGTGGATGCCCGTCGACCTCTACGTGGGCGGCGCCGAGCACGCGGTCCTGCACCTGCTCTACGCGCGCTTCTGGCACAAGGTGCTCTTCGATCTGGGCATCGTGAAGCACGACGAGCCCTTCACCAAGCTCGTGCACCAAGGGCTCATCCTCGGTGAAGACGGCCAGAAAATGGCCAAGTCGCGCGGCAACGTCATCAACCCCGACGACATCGTGAAGGGCTTCGGCGCCGACGCCTTCCGCCTCTACGAGATGTTCATGGGGCCGCTCGAGCAAATGAAGCCGTGGCAAACAAGCGGCATCGAGGGCGTGCGCCGCTTCCTCGATCGCGTCTGGAACGTTTGCATCGGAGCCGCGCTCACCGACGAGTGCGACAAGGAGACGAAGAAGCTCCTCCACAAGACCATCAAGAAGGTCGGCGAGGACATCGAGCAACTCCGCTTCAACACGTGCATCAGCGCCATGATGATCCTGGTGAAACACCTGGGTGCGCTGCCCGCCGTTCCCCGCGAGGCCGCTCACGCCCTCGCGCTGATTCTGTCGCCGTTCTCGCCCCACATCGGCGAAGAGATCTGGAAGCGGTTCGGCCACGACAAGTCGCTGGCCTACGAGCCGTGGCCCGCCTTCGACGCCGAGCTCGTCAAGGACGATGTCATCGCCATTGGCGTCCAGATCAACGGCAAGGTTCGCTCGTCGGTCGAGTTGCCCGTCAACGCCGACGAGGCGGCCGCGCGCGCGATGGCGACGAGCGATCCGAAGCTCGTGCCGCACTTGGAAGGCAAGACCATCAAGAAGGTCATCTACGTGCCCGGCAAGATCCTCAACTTCATCGTCGGATGA
- a CDS encoding NAD(P)-binding domain-containing protein, producing MTLRGRSRSARRYQVMSDLVTPRALLVASLAAAGATGIGLALAPSGSLATPGPLSAPHTKANVACAKCHGRAESTSPTARIEELTTLSCIGCHGAHDLRRGHKGALEQGKLGCATCHPAHASETVTFLGNGKARHATPTGTSEVAAPPIAKGVTVPILRADRCVGCHDAARRGDPLAPCVDTSGRTSPALVVRCLAEHGESGRAAGRGVCEGQHQPARFAAQDAAVAIAAGATLSARRPVLGLAGWLFLGPLAIGLASYVGVRMAKRRSAKSAEPHRAPAAQRRRLPVIDASRCLGCYACVDACAFDVLAIERYVAKVARPEACCSATTCETACPNGSLVMKDVNDLAAAEPWVSESLEREGTPGVFLAGDITGVPLIRNAVLQGRQAIDAIAKSKRRASSGPTVDADVVIVGAGPAGLAASLRAEEAGLTYVTLEQGVIAASLKSFPRGKLVFDAPLDLPLEGQLAVRECTKEELVAHWMRIVRTRRPRILEEHRVVHAERTGDVFTIVYERKDASRGQLRALALLVAVGQRGTPRRLDAHIDASAESRVLDALYDARSLMGRRVLIVGLGDVAMEAAQALAHQPGTEVTVVHRGAGFARGREKNVTEVQGLVMAGRVHLLLESQVTRIADAGSALAVTVLGKGGAQALEVDVVLSLIGGTPSRAFLSALSPPSSRNAPENS from the coding sequence ATGACGCTCCGTGGCCGTTCGAGAAGCGCGCGCCGATACCAGGTGATGAGCGATCTCGTGACCCCGCGGGCGTTGCTCGTCGCGTCCCTCGCCGCCGCCGGCGCGACGGGCATTGGCCTCGCGCTGGCACCATCGGGATCGCTCGCGACGCCGGGCCCGCTCTCGGCGCCCCACACGAAGGCCAACGTGGCTTGTGCGAAGTGTCACGGTCGCGCCGAGTCGACGAGCCCCACGGCGCGCATCGAGGAACTAACGACGCTCTCCTGCATCGGTTGCCACGGCGCGCATGATCTTCGGCGAGGCCACAAGGGCGCGCTGGAGCAAGGCAAACTCGGCTGCGCCACGTGCCATCCGGCCCACGCGTCGGAGACGGTCACCTTCCTAGGCAACGGCAAGGCCCGTCACGCGACCCCCACGGGAACCAGCGAGGTGGCGGCGCCGCCCATCGCAAAGGGCGTCACCGTGCCCATCCTTCGCGCCGATCGTTGCGTGGGCTGCCACGACGCCGCGCGCCGAGGCGACCCGCTCGCACCGTGCGTGGACACCTCCGGCCGGACGAGCCCAGCGCTCGTCGTTCGCTGCCTCGCAGAACACGGTGAGTCGGGACGCGCGGCTGGCCGCGGCGTCTGCGAGGGGCAGCACCAGCCCGCGCGCTTCGCTGCGCAAGACGCCGCCGTCGCCATCGCTGCGGGGGCTACGCTTTCCGCGCGGCGACCCGTACTGGGGCTCGCCGGCTGGCTCTTTCTGGGCCCCTTGGCCATTGGCCTTGCGTCGTACGTCGGCGTTCGCATGGCGAAGCGTCGCTCCGCAAAGAGCGCCGAGCCACACCGGGCGCCGGCGGCGCAGAGGAGGCGACTGCCGGTCATCGACGCGAGCCGCTGTTTGGGCTGCTACGCTTGCGTCGACGCGTGCGCCTTCGACGTGCTCGCCATCGAACGCTACGTCGCGAAAGTTGCCCGCCCAGAAGCCTGCTGCAGCGCGACGACGTGCGAGACCGCATGCCCGAACGGCTCGCTGGTGATGAAAGACGTGAACGACCTCGCCGCCGCGGAGCCATGGGTAAGCGAGTCGCTCGAGCGCGAAGGAACACCGGGCGTGTTCTTGGCCGGCGACATCACCGGCGTGCCGCTCATCCGCAACGCCGTACTGCAAGGCCGGCAGGCCATCGACGCCATCGCCAAGAGCAAGCGACGCGCATCGTCGGGCCCTACTGTCGATGCCGATGTGGTCATCGTGGGCGCGGGCCCCGCGGGTCTCGCAGCATCTCTGCGCGCCGAGGAGGCGGGCCTTACGTACGTCACGCTCGAGCAAGGCGTGATCGCGGCAAGCCTCAAGAGCTTCCCTCGCGGCAAGCTCGTTTTCGACGCGCCCCTCGACTTGCCGCTCGAAGGCCAGCTTGCGGTGCGAGAGTGCACCAAGGAGGAGCTCGTGGCTCACTGGATGCGTATCGTGCGCACGAGGCGCCCCCGCATCCTCGAAGAGCACCGCGTGGTGCACGCGGAGCGCACCGGTGACGTGTTCACGATCGTCTACGAGCGCAAGGACGCGAGCCGAGGCCAACTCCGCGCCCTCGCGCTCCTCGTCGCCGTCGGGCAACGCGGCACGCCGCGGCGCCTCGACGCGCACATCGACGCGTCCGCGGAATCGCGCGTCCTCGATGCGCTCTACGACGCCCGTTCACTGATGGGCCGGCGCGTGCTCATCGTCGGCCTCGGCGACGTCGCCATGGAGGCCGCGCAGGCGCTCGCGCACCAACCGGGCACGGAAGTCACCGTGGTCCACCGGGGCGCGGGCTTTGCGCGAGGTCGCGAGAAGAACGTCACGGAGGTCCAAGGCCTCGTCATGGCGGGCCGCGTCCACCTCCTCCTGGAGAGCCAGGTCACGCGAATTGCCGACGCCGGAAGCGCGTTGGCCGTTACGGTTCTTGGCAAGGGCGGGGCCCAAGCGCTTGAGGTCGACGTCGTCCTCTCGCTCATCGGCGGCACGCCCTCGCGCGCCTTCTTGTCGGCGCTCTCGCCGCCATCGTCGCGGAACGCCCCCGAAAATTCGTGA